In the genome of Desulfobulbaceae bacterium, one region contains:
- a CDS encoding AAA family ATPase — MNTAKVHALVSQGEGVRVEFKTCRTALNRDVYETVCAFLNRSGGELLLGVADDGTVTGIDDAHVRQIKTDFITAVNNPQKISPSCYLSLEEITIDNTKILYIYVPESSQVHRCNGKIFDRNEDGDFDITGNNALVSDLFLRKQTSYSENRIYPYVTLGDLRDDIIARVRKLAGIQRPGHPWLEMDDSELLQSSQLFRKDYQTGKEGFTLAAVLLFGNDDVILSVLPHFRTDAIVRRENLDRYDDRDDIRTNLIDSYDRLMAFAEKHLPDKFYLERDQRISIRDHIFREVAGNILIHREYLNPFPAKFIIERHRVYTENSNKPHGHGPISPIDFSPFPKNPVIAKVFKEIGRADELGSGVRKLFKYGRIYSGADPQLLEEDIFKIIIPLSTQDTAQDTAQDTAHDTAQAERIPEILEFCLSPRTREEIQALIGISHREYFRKEILTPLLEQGLLHPTIPDKLTSPKQRYYSGPPKYEEEKNATEFAGITNLAEMKNSEGKQ; from the coding sequence ATGAATACCGCCAAGGTCCACGCCCTGGTCAGCCAAGGCGAAGGGGTGCGTGTCGAATTCAAGACCTGCCGGACGGCACTGAATAGAGATGTCTACGAAACAGTATGCGCCTTCCTGAACCGTTCCGGCGGTGAGTTGCTTCTTGGTGTGGCCGATGACGGGACCGTTACCGGCATCGACGATGCTCATGTCAGGCAGATAAAAACCGATTTTATCACGGCAGTCAATAATCCACAGAAGATCAGCCCTTCCTGCTATCTCTCGCTCGAAGAGATCACGATCGACAACACGAAGATCCTGTACATCTATGTTCCGGAAAGCTCCCAGGTGCATCGCTGTAATGGGAAAATATTCGACCGGAACGAGGACGGCGATTTCGATATTACCGGCAATAACGCCCTGGTGTCCGATCTTTTTCTGCGCAAACAGACCAGCTATTCGGAAAACAGAATCTATCCGTACGTCACCCTTGGCGATCTGCGGGATGATATCATCGCCAGGGTTAGAAAACTGGCCGGCATACAGCGTCCGGGACACCCCTGGTTGGAGATGGACGATTCCGAACTGTTGCAAAGTTCCCAGCTCTTTCGGAAGGATTATCAAACCGGTAAGGAAGGGTTTACCTTGGCGGCGGTGCTCTTATTCGGTAACGACGACGTAATCCTTTCCGTGCTGCCCCATTTCCGCACCGATGCGATTGTCCGCCGGGAAAACCTGGATCGCTATGATGACAGGGACGACATCCGGACAAATCTGATCGACAGCTATGACCGGCTCATGGCCTTTGCGGAAAAACATCTGCCGGACAAATTTTACCTGGAGCGTGACCAGCGGATCAGCATCCGAGACCATATTTTTCGGGAAGTGGCAGGAAACATCCTGATCCATCGGGAATACCTGAACCCCTTCCCGGCCAAGTTCATCATCGAGCGACACCGGGTCTATACGGAAAACAGCAATAAACCCCATGGGCACGGTCCCATCAGCCCCATAGACTTTTCCCCGTTCCCCAAAAATCCGGTTATCGCCAAGGTATTCAAGGAAATAGGCCGGGCCGATGAACTGGGTTCAGGGGTCAGAAAACTCTTCAAGTACGGCAGGATTTATTCCGGGGCCGACCCGCAGCTTTTGGAAGAAGACATCTTCAAGATCATTATTCCTCTGTCCACGCAAGACACCGCGCAAGACACCGCGCAAGACACCGCGCATGACACCGCGCAAGCCGAGCGGATTCCGGAGATCTTGGAATTTTGCCTTAGTCCGAGGACGAGAGAAGAGATTCAGGCGTTGATCGGCATCAGTCATCGGGAATATTTCCGCAAAGAAATTCTGACCCCTCTACTGGAGCAAGGCTTGCTGCATCCGACCATTCCCGACAAACTGACCAGTCCGAAACAGAGATATTACTCCGGGCCTCCAAAATATGAGGAAGAAAAGAATGCCACCGAATTCGCTGGCATTACCAACCTGGCCGAGATGAAAAATTCGGAGGGTAAACAGTAA
- a CDS encoding site-specific DNA-methyltransferase, with protein MKLTENEKRDAIKLIEAGKPLPEKYRFLLFDDDREVELLWNGKTSEVCNVVLPFQVIEQVDEPRPEKSRKMQLSLFDIDHRGRQLAGWTNKLIWGDNKLILSSLKNGPLREEIESQGGIKLIYIDPPFDVGADFSMDIEIGGDTFTKRPSVLEELAYRDTWGKGADSFIAMIYERLVLMRDLLAEDGSIYVHCDWRVNSHIRLVMDEVFGTTNFINEITWKRAHTVKGNIGQGSKYMGANTDTIFAYAKSSAYTFNNVFLPYSDEYINSFFKYTDHETGRRYRLVSMIGPGGAAKGNPRYEIMGITRYWRYSETTMKELMAKNLIVQTSPGTVPQKKQYLDDGAGVSIQSLWDNITGIGASSNQGTGYPTQKPEALLERIIKASSNENDIVADFFCGSGTTAAVAEKLGRKWIVSDLGKFAIHTTRKRLIGVQRQLKNDKKDWRAFEILNLGKYERQHYIGVNANLREEEKQQQLAAKEKHFLDLILHAFRAEPVDNFNCFHGKKAGRMVAIGPVNLPVTRLFVEEVILECRQKRISRVDVLAFEFEMGLFPNIQEEAKDKGIDLAMKYIPRDVFDKRAVEKNQVVFHDVSYIEVKPHIKKNSIAVELTDFSVFYSQDSIDHVAATLANGKNKVVVEQGQIVKVIKDKNGVVTREVLTGHWTDWIDYWSVDFDFESKRELITLKNEETGELEEHWTGDFIFENEWQAFRTKKDRSLELQTPFHECVKGRYKVAVKVVDIFGNDTMKIVGVTI; from the coding sequence GAAAATGAGAAACGCGACGCCATCAAGCTGATTGAGGCGGGGAAACCCTTGCCGGAAAAGTACCGGTTTTTACTGTTTGACGACGACCGGGAGGTGGAGTTGCTCTGGAACGGCAAGACCAGTGAGGTCTGCAATGTGGTGCTGCCCTTTCAGGTGATCGAGCAGGTGGATGAGCCGCGACCGGAGAAGAGCAGAAAGATGCAGTTGAGTCTCTTTGATATCGACCACCGGGGACGGCAGCTTGCGGGCTGGACCAACAAGCTGATCTGGGGTGACAACAAACTGATTCTCTCCTCGCTTAAGAACGGGCCGCTGCGGGAGGAGATCGAAAGCCAAGGCGGCATCAAGCTGATCTACATCGACCCGCCCTTTGACGTGGGGGCGGATTTTTCCATGGATATCGAGATCGGCGGCGACACCTTTACCAAGCGGCCCAGCGTCCTGGAGGAACTGGCCTACCGGGATACCTGGGGCAAGGGGGCCGACTCATTCATTGCCATGATCTACGAACGGCTGGTGTTGATGCGGGATCTACTGGCCGAGGATGGCAGTATCTATGTGCATTGTGACTGGCGGGTGAATAGTCATATTCGGCTTGTGATGGATGAGGTGTTTGGCACAACAAATTTCATTAATGAGATAACATGGAAACGTGCACATACGGTAAAAGGCAACATTGGCCAAGGCAGTAAATATATGGGCGCAAACACTGATACCATATTTGCTTACGCAAAATCATCGGCTTATACCTTCAACAATGTATTTCTTCCCTATTCAGATGAGTATATAAACTCGTTTTTTAAATACACAGATCACGAAACAGGAAGAAGATATAGGCTCGTAAGTATGATAGGTCCCGGTGGTGCGGCGAAAGGTAATCCTAGATATGAGATAATGGGAATTACCAGGTATTGGCGTTACAGTGAAACTACAATGAAAGAATTAATGGCCAAGAATCTTATCGTTCAAACCTCGCCCGGAACTGTTCCTCAAAAAAAACAATACTTGGATGACGGTGCTGGTGTTTCAATACAATCATTATGGGACAATATTACTGGAATTGGGGCATCGTCAAATCAAGGGACTGGCTACCCAACCCAAAAGCCCGAAGCCCTCCTCGAACGAATCATCAAGGCCTCCTCCAACGAAAACGACATCGTTGCCGATTTCTTCTGTGGCTCCGGCACCACTGCGGCTGTGGCCGAAAAATTGGGCCGCAAGTGGATCGTCTCCGACCTCGGTAAATTCGCCATCCACACCACCAGAAAACGGCTGATCGGCGTTCAGCGTCAGTTGAAGAATGACAAGAAAGACTGGCGGGCCTTTGAGATCTTGAATCTTGGCAAGTACGAACGCCAGCACTATATCGGAGTCAACGCCAACCTGCGCGAAGAGGAAAAACAACAGCAGCTTGCCGCCAAGGAAAAGCATTTTCTCGATCTGATTCTCCACGCCTTCCGGGCCGAACCGGTGGATAATTTCAATTGCTTCCATGGCAAGAAGGCCGGGCGGATGGTGGCCATCGGCCCGGTGAACCTGCCGGTGACCCGGCTCTTTGTCGAGGAGGTCATTCTTGAATGCCGCCAGAAACGTATCTCCCGGGTGGATGTGCTGGCCTTTGAATTTGAGATGGGGTTGTTCCCCAATATCCAGGAGGAGGCCAAGGACAAGGGTATTGATCTGGCCATGAAGTACATCCCTCGTGATGTGTTCGACAAACGAGCGGTGGAAAAGAACCAGGTGGTCTTTCACGATGTCTCTTATATCGAGGTCAAACCCCATATCAAGAAAAACAGCATCGCCGTTGAACTGACCGATTTCTCGGTCTTCTACTCCCAGGATTCCATCGACCATGTGGCGGCGACGCTTGCCAACGGCAAGAACAAGGTGGTGGTTGAGCAGGGCCAGATAGTGAAAGTGATCAAGGACAAAAACGGCGTGGTTACCCGCGAGGTGCTGACCGGCCATTGGACCGACTGGATCGATTACTGGTCGGTGGACTTTGACTTTGAATCCAAACGGGAGCTCATCACCCTCAAAAATGAAGAAACCGGCGAATTGGAGGAACACTGGACCGGCGACTTTATCTTCGAAAACGAGTGGCAGGCCTTCCGCACCAAGAAAGACCGCAGCCTGGAACTGCAGACCCCGTTCCATGAATGTGTCAAGGGCCGCTACAAGGTGGCGGTGAAGGTGGTGGATATCTTCGGCAACGACACCATGAAGATTGTCGGGGTGACGATATGA